From a single Phragmites australis chromosome 7, lpPhrAust1.1, whole genome shotgun sequence genomic region:
- the LOC133923997 gene encoding bisdemethoxycurcumin synthase-like: MTRANGAVHDSRRSMQHAEGPAAVLAIGTANPTGTIVPQDEFAYHFFRVTKSDHLTDLKEKLTRICQKTGIEKRHFHMTEEMLLAHPEFIDRELPSLDARIDIVATAVPKLAETAAVKAITEWGRPATDITHLIFSTYSGCRAPSADLELSSLLGLRPTVCRTILNLHGCYGGGRALHLAKELAENNRGARVLVACSEITLVCFGGPDGSNLVGHALFGDGAGAVIVGAGPFTGDERPLFEMVAATQTTIPGTEYALGMQVAGGGIDFHLAIQVPMLLGQNVEQTLLDAIRSALGDDVDVPSWNDLFWAVHPGGRPILDNIDKVLKLEPGKLAASRHVLREYGNMSGATIVFVLDELRRRREEEGDQQPEWGAMLAFGPGITIETMVLRSACGRGLKET; this comes from the exons ATGACAAGAGCTAACGGCGCCGTACATGACAGCCGCCGGAGCATGCAGCACGCGGAAGGCCCCGCGGCCGTGCTCGCCATCGGCACGGCTAACCCGACGGGCACCATCGTGCCCCAGGACGAGTTCGCGTACCATTTCTTCCGCGTCACCAAGAGCGACCACCTTACTGACCTCAAGGAAAAGCTAACGAGAATAT GCCAGAAAACAGGCATCGAGAAGCGGCACTTCCACATGACGGAAGAAATGCTCCTTGCCCACCCGGAGTTCATCGACAGAGAGCTGCCATCTCTCGATGCTCGCATCGACATCGTTGCCACCGCGGTCCCGAAGCTCGCTGAGACTGCCGCGGTGAAGGCCATCACCGAGTGGGGCCGTCCGGCCACTGACATCACCCACCTCATCTTCAGCACCTACTCCGGCTGCCGCGCCCCGAGCGCCGACCTCGAGCTCTCCTCGCTCCTCGGCCTCCGCCCGACGGTCTGCCGCACCATACTCAACCTCCACGGCTGCTACGGCGGGGGCAGGGCGCTTCATCTGGCCAAGGAGCTCGCCGAGAACAACCGCGGCGCGCGCGTCCTCGTGGCCTGCTCCGAGATAACCCTCGTCTGCTTCGGCGGGCCCGACGGGAGCAACCTCGTCGGCCACGCTCTGTTCGGCGATGGCGCTGGTGCCGTCATCGTTGGTGCCGGTCCCTTCACCGGAGATGAACGCCCGCTGTTTGAGATGGTCGCAGCCACGCAGACGACGATACCGGGAACTGAGTACGCGCTCGGCATGCAAGTCGCGGGAGGCGGCATAGATTTCCACCTCGCCATCCAGGTGCCGATGCTCCTAGGACAGAACGTCGAGCAGACACTGCTCGACGCGATTAGGTCGGCGCTTGGAGACGACGTCGATGTTCCAAGCTGGAACGACCTCTTCTGGGCGGTGCACCCGGGTGGCCGTCCAATCCTGGATAACATAGACAAGGTGCTCAAGCTGGAGCCTGGGAAGCTGGCGGCGAGCCGACATGTGCTGCGCGAGTACGGGAACATGAGCGGCGCGACGATAGTCTTCGTGCTTGATGAGCTACGCCGCCGCAGGGAGGAGGAAGGTGACCAGCAGCCTGAGTGGGGTgcgatgctggccttcggaccGGGAATCACAATCGAGACGATGGTGCTGCGGTCCGCATGCGGACGTGGTCTCAAGGAAACTTAA